Proteins encoded in a region of the Streptomyces violaceoruber genome:
- the cydB gene encoding cytochrome d ubiquinol oxidase subunit II, translating to MELHDVWFVLIAVLWTGYFFLEGFDFGVGVLTKLLARNRAEKRVLINTIGPVWDGNEVWLLTAGGATFAAFPEWYATLFSGFYLPLLVILVCLIVRGVAFEYRVKRPEENWQRNWETAIFWTSLIPAFLWGVAFGNIVHGVEIDRDLEYVGSVWDLLNPYALLGGLVTLTLFTFHGTVFTALKTVGEIRERARTLALRVGLVTAVLALAFLLWTQADSGDAKSLVALVVAVAALVAALMANQAGREGWSFALSGVTIVAAVAMLFLTLFPNVMPSTLNADWSLTVTNASSSAYTLKIMTWLAVIATPVVLLYQGWTYWVFRKRIGTQHLADAAH from the coding sequence ATGGAACTGCACGACGTCTGGTTCGTTCTGATCGCCGTCCTGTGGACCGGCTACTTCTTCCTGGAGGGCTTCGACTTCGGAGTGGGGGTGCTGACCAAGCTGCTCGCCCGGAACCGGGCCGAGAAGCGGGTGCTGATCAACACCATCGGCCCCGTGTGGGACGGCAACGAGGTCTGGCTGCTCACGGCCGGCGGTGCCACCTTCGCCGCCTTCCCCGAGTGGTACGCCACGCTCTTCTCCGGGTTCTACCTGCCACTGCTGGTCATCCTGGTCTGCCTGATCGTCCGCGGGGTCGCCTTCGAGTACCGCGTGAAGCGGCCCGAGGAGAACTGGCAGCGCAACTGGGAGACGGCGATCTTCTGGACCTCGCTGATCCCCGCGTTCCTGTGGGGCGTGGCCTTCGGCAACATCGTCCACGGCGTGGAGATCGACCGGGACCTGGAGTACGTCGGCTCGGTCTGGGACCTGCTCAACCCGTACGCCCTCCTCGGTGGTCTGGTGACGCTGACGCTGTTCACCTTCCACGGCACGGTGTTCACCGCGCTCAAGACCGTCGGTGAGATCCGTGAGCGGGCGCGGACCCTGGCGCTGCGGGTCGGCCTGGTCACGGCCGTGCTGGCCCTCGCCTTCCTGCTCTGGACGCAGGCCGACAGCGGGGACGCCAAGAGCCTGGTCGCCCTCGTGGTGGCCGTCGCCGCCCTCGTCGCCGCCCTGATGGCGAACCAGGCCGGTCGTGAGGGCTGGTCGTTCGCCCTGTCCGGCGTCACCATCGTGGCGGCCGTGGCGATGCTCTTCCTGACGCTCTTCCCGAACGTCATGCCGTCGACGCTGAACGCGGACTGGAGCCTCACCGTCACCAACGCCTCGTCCAGCGCCTACACGCTGAAGATCATGACCTGGCTGGCCGTGATCGCCACCCCGGTCGTCCTGCTCTACCAGGGCTGGACGTACTGGGTGTTCCGCAAGCGCATCGGCACCCAGCACCTCGCCGACGCCGCGCACTGA
- a CDS encoding cytochrome ubiquinol oxidase subunit I — protein sequence MDLALAPETLARWQFGITTVYHFLFVPLTISLAALTAGLQTAWVRTEKEKYLRATKFWGKLFLINIAMGVVTGIVQEFQFGMNWSDYSRFVGDVFGAPLAFEALIAFFFESTFIGLWIFGWDKLPKKIHLACIWMVSIGTLLSAYFILAANSWMQHPVGYRINEEKGRAELTDFWQVLTQNTTLNQVFHSFSAAFLTGGAFMVGIAAFHLMRKKHIPVMRTSLRLGLVTLAVGGLLTAVSGDTLGKVMYEQQPMKMAAAEALWDGEKPAPFSVFAYGDVDKGHNKVALEVPGLLSFLAHSDFESYVPGINDTNKALQEQFGPGDYKPIVPVAYWGFRWMIGFGMASFSLGLLGLWLTRKRFLLPPALRTGEDEVPHLVLLKKPLGARLTRMYWLLALWTMAFPLIANSWGWIFTEMGRQPWVVYGVMQTRDAVSPGVSTAEVIISMSVFTLLYAVLAVIEVKLLAKYVKAGPPELTEADLNPPTKIGGDLRDADKPMAFSY from the coding sequence GTGGACCTGGCTCTGGCGCCGGAGACGCTGGCGCGATGGCAGTTCGGCATCACGACCGTCTACCACTTCCTGTTCGTCCCGCTGACGATCTCGCTGGCCGCCCTCACGGCCGGACTGCAGACCGCCTGGGTCCGCACGGAGAAGGAGAAGTACCTCAGGGCGACCAAGTTCTGGGGCAAGCTCTTCCTGATCAACATCGCGATGGGTGTTGTCACCGGCATCGTGCAGGAGTTCCAGTTCGGCATGAACTGGTCCGACTACTCCCGCTTCGTCGGCGACGTCTTCGGCGCCCCGCTCGCCTTCGAGGCGCTGATCGCCTTCTTCTTCGAGTCCACCTTCATCGGCCTGTGGATCTTCGGCTGGGACAAGCTGCCCAAGAAGATCCACCTGGCCTGCATCTGGATGGTCTCGATCGGCACGCTGCTGTCGGCGTACTTCATCCTCGCGGCCAACTCCTGGATGCAGCACCCCGTGGGCTACCGGATCAACGAGGAGAAGGGCCGCGCCGAACTCACCGACTTCTGGCAGGTCCTCACCCAGAACACCACCCTCAACCAGGTCTTCCACAGCTTCTCGGCGGCCTTCCTCACGGGCGGTGCCTTCATGGTCGGCATCGCCGCCTTCCACCTGATGCGCAAGAAGCACATCCCGGTGATGCGGACCTCGCTCCGGCTCGGCCTGGTGACCCTGGCGGTCGGCGGCCTGCTCACCGCGGTCAGCGGCGACACCCTCGGCAAGGTCATGTACGAGCAGCAGCCGATGAAGATGGCCGCCGCCGAGGCCCTGTGGGACGGCGAGAAGCCGGCACCCTTCTCGGTCTTCGCCTACGGGGACGTGGACAAGGGGCACAACAAGGTCGCCCTGGAGGTCCCCGGGCTGCTGTCCTTCCTCGCGCACAGTGACTTCGAGTCCTACGTGCCCGGCATCAACGACACCAACAAGGCCCTCCAGGAGCAGTTCGGGCCCGGTGACTACAAGCCCATCGTCCCCGTCGCCTACTGGGGCTTCCGGTGGATGATCGGCTTCGGCATGGCGTCCTTCTCCCTCGGCCTGCTGGGCCTGTGGCTGACGCGGAAGCGGTTCCTGCTGCCACCGGCCCTGCGCACCGGGGAGGACGAGGTCCCGCACCTGGTGCTGTTGAAGAAGCCGCTCGGGGCGAGGCTCACCCGGATGTACTGGCTGCTGGCGCTGTGGACGATGGCGTTCCCCCTGATCGCCAACTCCTGGGGCTGGATCTTCACGGAGATGGGCCGGCAGCCCTGGGTGGTCTACGGCGTGATGCAGACCCGGGACGCGGTCTCCCCCGGCGTCTCCACGGCCGAGGTCATCATCTCGATGTCCGTCTTCACCCTGCTGTACGCCGTCCTGGCCGTCATCGAGGTCAAGCTCCTGGCGAAGTACGTGAAGGCCGGACCGCCCGAGCTGACCGAGGCCGACCTCAATCCGCCCACGAAGATCGGCGGCGATCTCCGTGACGCCGACAAGCCGATGGCCTTCTCGTACTAG
- the hisC gene encoding histidinol-phosphate transaminase, protein MSETSPKLRAELEGIPTYKPGKPAAADGPVAYKLSSNENPYPPLPGVMETVTAAAASFNRYPDMACTSLMAELSDRFGVPLAHLATGTGSVGVAQQLIQATSGPGDEVIYAWRSFEAYPIITQISGARSVQVPLTPGEVHDLDAMADAITDRTRLIFVCNPNNPTGTVVRRAELERFLDRVPSDVLVVLDEAYREFIRDAEVPDGVEFYRERPNVCVLRTFSKAYGLAGLRVGFAIAHEPVAAALRKTAVPFGVSQIAQEAAIASLRAEDELIGRVGSLVCERARVADALRAQGWTVPESQANFVWLRLGERTLAFANACEQAGVVVRPFAGEGVRVTVGESEANDIFLKVSEEFRKEL, encoded by the coding sequence GTGAGCGAGACGAGCCCCAAGCTGCGCGCCGAGCTGGAGGGGATTCCCACCTACAAGCCGGGCAAGCCCGCCGCGGCCGACGGTCCGGTGGCCTACAAGCTGTCCTCCAACGAGAACCCCTACCCACCACTGCCGGGAGTGATGGAGACGGTGACGGCCGCCGCCGCCTCCTTCAACCGCTACCCGGACATGGCCTGCACGTCGCTGATGGCCGAGCTGTCCGACCGCTTCGGCGTGCCCCTGGCCCACCTGGCCACCGGCACCGGATCGGTCGGTGTGGCCCAGCAGCTGATCCAGGCGACCTCGGGCCCCGGCGACGAGGTGATCTACGCCTGGCGCTCCTTCGAGGCGTACCCGATCATCACGCAGATCAGCGGCGCGAGGTCCGTGCAGGTACCGCTGACGCCGGGCGAGGTGCACGACCTGGACGCCATGGCGGACGCGATCACCGACCGCACACGGCTGATCTTCGTCTGCAACCCCAACAACCCCACGGGCACGGTGGTACGGCGGGCCGAGCTGGAGCGGTTCCTGGACCGGGTGCCGAGCGACGTGCTGGTGGTCCTGGACGAGGCCTACCGCGAGTTCATCCGGGACGCCGAGGTCCCGGACGGCGTCGAGTTCTACCGTGAGCGGCCCAACGTGTGCGTCCTGCGCACCTTCTCCAAGGCCTACGGCCTGGCGGGGCTGCGGGTCGGCTTCGCGATCGCCCACGAGCCGGTGGCGGCGGCGCTGCGCAAGACGGCGGTGCCCTTCGGGGTCAGCCAGATCGCGCAGGAGGCGGCGATCGCCTCGCTGCGCGCGGAGGACGAGCTGATCGGCCGGGTCGGTTCGCTGGTGTGCGAGCGCGCCCGCGTGGCCGACGCGCTGCGCGCGCAGGGCTGGACGGTGCCGGAGAGCCAGGCCAACTTCGTCTGGCTGCGACTGGGAGAACGCACGCTCGCCTTTGCGAACGCCTGCGAGCAGGCCGGCGTGGTCGTCCGCCCCTTCGCGGGCGAGGGCGTGCGCGTGACGGTCGGGGAGAGCGAGGCGAACGACATCTTCCTGAAGGTGTCGGAGGAGTTCCGCAAGGAGCTGTAG
- a CDS encoding LacI family DNA-binding transcriptional regulator, with the protein MTAAGKHQVSRAETSRRGSRPGRAGIRDVAAAAGVSITTVSDALNGKGRLPDATRRHVREVADRLGYRPSAAARTLRTGKSGLIGLTVTTYGDEPFTFTEFAYFAEMARAATSAALARGYALVILPATSRHDVWSNVALDGTVVIDPSDHDPVVSELVRQGLPVVSDGRPAGSLPVTAWVDNDHEAAVLGILDHLADAGARRIGLLTGTTTDTYTHLSTTAYLRWCERVGQDPVYEAYPAHDPCAGAVAADRLLARPDRPDAVYGLFDPNGTDLLAAARRYGLRVPEDLLLVCCSESTVYASTEPPITTLSLKPRRIGTAVIQVLIDAIEGLHSDQPVEQVIPTELIVRTSSQRRPPRTTVSPPRSPEGE; encoded by the coding sequence ATGACAGCAGCAGGGAAGCACCAGGTGAGCCGCGCGGAAACCTCACGTCGAGGCAGTCGGCCGGGCCGGGCGGGTATCAGGGACGTGGCCGCCGCCGCCGGAGTATCCATCACTACCGTCTCCGACGCCCTCAACGGCAAGGGCCGACTCCCGGATGCCACCCGGCGCCATGTGCGCGAGGTCGCCGACCGACTGGGCTACCGGCCCTCGGCCGCCGCCCGCACGCTCCGCACCGGCAAGTCCGGACTCATCGGCCTGACCGTGACGACGTACGGGGATGAACCTTTCACCTTCACCGAATTCGCGTACTTCGCCGAGATGGCGCGCGCCGCCACGTCCGCCGCGCTCGCCCGCGGCTACGCCCTCGTCATCCTCCCGGCGACGTCCCGCCACGACGTGTGGTCCAACGTCGCGCTCGACGGCACGGTCGTCATCGACCCCTCCGACCACGACCCGGTCGTCAGCGAACTGGTCCGCCAGGGACTACCCGTGGTCTCCGACGGTCGCCCGGCAGGCTCCCTGCCGGTCACCGCCTGGGTCGACAACGATCACGAGGCGGCCGTGCTCGGCATCCTCGACCACCTCGCCGACGCCGGCGCGCGCAGGATCGGCCTGCTCACCGGCACCACGACCGACACGTACACCCATCTGTCGACCACCGCCTACCTGCGCTGGTGCGAGCGCGTGGGCCAGGACCCGGTCTACGAGGCCTACCCCGCGCACGACCCGTGCGCCGGCGCGGTCGCCGCCGACCGGCTGCTCGCCCGCCCCGACCGGCCCGACGCCGTCTACGGACTGTTCGATCCCAACGGCACCGACCTGCTCGCCGCCGCCCGCCGCTACGGTCTGCGCGTCCCCGAGGACCTGCTGCTGGTCTGCTGCAGCGAGTCCACCGTGTACGCCAGCACCGAGCCCCCCATCACCACCCTGTCGTTGAAGCCCCGCCGCATCGGCACCGCCGTGATCCAGGTCCTCATCGACGCGATCGAGGGGCTGCACTCCGACCAGCCGGTCGAACAGGTGATACCGACCGAACTGATCGTGCGTACCTCGTCACAGCGGCGCCCGCCGCGTACGACGGTCAGCCCTCCGCGGTCGCCGGAGGGCGAGTAG
- the sppA gene encoding Ser/Thr/Tyr protein phosphatase SppA: MVEGSMTQGAGQGPEVERTATVRDFRVPAYVHETAPYAAPGTHAGESAPPSEEGLEEALPEGYTPTQRDLPVIRRGDTVQVTVDPAPAAAQQPATGQGPLFVVGDVHGYLDELLAALREKGLVDDAGQWCAGTSRLWFLGDFTDRGPDGIGVIDLVMRLSAEAAAAGGYCKALMGNHELLLLGAKRFGDTPVNSGAGTATFQAAWLLNGGQKTDMDRLQDHHLQWMARLDAMEEVDDHLLVHSDATTYLDYGRSIEEVNDTVRETITRNDAEEVWDLFRKFTKRFSFRDEGGADAVRSLLDTYGGTRIVHGHSPIPYLLGEVGSEDGEDDTRTVVEGPHVYADGLAIAMDGGVTMAGKLLVQQLPLSV; the protein is encoded by the coding sequence ATGGTGGAGGGGTCGATGACTCAGGGGGCCGGTCAGGGACCCGAGGTGGAGCGGACGGCGACGGTGCGCGACTTCCGGGTACCCGCGTACGTCCACGAGACCGCTCCGTACGCTGCCCCCGGCACGCACGCGGGCGAGTCCGCGCCGCCCTCCGAGGAGGGGCTCGAGGAGGCCCTGCCCGAGGGCTACACGCCCACACAGCGCGATCTGCCCGTCATCCGTCGGGGTGACACGGTCCAGGTCACGGTCGACCCCGCACCGGCGGCGGCGCAGCAGCCCGCGACCGGGCAGGGGCCCCTGTTCGTCGTCGGCGACGTGCACGGCTACCTCGACGAACTGCTGGCCGCCCTGCGGGAGAAGGGCCTCGTCGACGACGCCGGCCAGTGGTGCGCGGGCACCTCCCGGCTGTGGTTCCTCGGCGACTTCACCGACCGCGGCCCGGACGGCATCGGCGTCATCGACCTGGTGATGCGGCTGTCCGCCGAGGCCGCCGCGGCCGGCGGCTACTGCAAGGCGCTGATGGGCAACCACGAACTGCTGCTGCTCGGCGCCAAGCGGTTCGGCGACACGCCCGTCAACTCCGGCGCGGGCACCGCCACCTTCCAGGCCGCGTGGTTGCTGAACGGCGGCCAGAAGACCGACATGGACCGCCTGCAGGACCACCACCTGCAGTGGATGGCCCGCCTCGACGCCATGGAGGAGGTCGACGACCATCTCCTGGTCCACTCGGACGCCACGACCTACCTCGACTACGGCCGCTCCATCGAAGAGGTCAACGACACCGTCCGCGAGACGATCACGCGCAACGACGCGGAGGAGGTGTGGGACCTGTTCCGCAAGTTCACCAAACGCTTCTCCTTCCGCGACGAGGGCGGCGCCGACGCCGTGCGCTCACTGCTCGATACGTACGGCGGCACCCGGATCGTTCACGGCCACAGCCCCATCCCCTACCTGCTGGGCGAAGTCGGCTCCGAGGACGGCGAGGACGACACCCGCACCGTGGTCGAGGGACCGCACGTCTACGCGGACGGCCTGGCCATCGCGATGGACGGCGGCGTGACCATGGCCGGAAAGCTGCTGGTCCAGCAACTTCCCTTGAGCGTCTGA